TCGGCGGCCGTATCCTTTGCACTAACCAGGTGAAAAACTTCACCGAATCCGGATTCTGTAGGTCAGTCTATCCGTTTCCGCTTCTTTCGCGACGGCCGGTATTCCACATTGTGCTCGCATGAGCTGCCTCGCTCGATCATTCTACGATGGCCTTCACGCATTTCTGGTGGGGTGCATACGAGTTTTTGCCTAGTGATCGAACGCGCTCGACTCATTTGGGAAGCCGCCGGCGATATTGGCCGATACTATCGTTCGCGTTGACAGGATGATGCTCCATCTATATATAGATGAGCATTCCTCATGCCGAACGGGTGCCGTGCTGTAAGTAAGGCAGTGACATGGTGTTTCCCGACGGATGGTGAGGGCGAGGCGCGAGCAGGATGCATGTGTTCGCGCCTGAAATTGTATGGTCAAACCTGGACCGTCGGTGAGAGAGCGGAAATCGTCCAAACTTCAATACGGAGTCGCGGGGTATGCCTACCACTACGCAGTTCGTCGTCAGCAGTCTCAGTAAGCCCGGTGTGTTGGCCAAAGTGGCGTCGGTCTTGGGCGAGGCGGGAGTCAACATCAAGGCGTTTTCCGCTCCCGAGGTGACCGGCAGGGGCAAACTCCGTCTATTGGTTGCCGACGTCGAGGGGGCCAGGGCTGCGCTCAAGGCGGCAAAGGTCAGATTTGCCGAAGAGACGGCGCTGTTGCTGAGTCTTGAAAACAAACCGGGCGCGCTCAAAGAAGTGGCCGATCTGTTGAACAAACATCGCATCAACATCAAATGCGGCTACTGCACGCCGTCCAGGGAAGGGAAACGGGCTATCGTGGTCCTGACCGTTTCCAACACTAACAAAGCGTTGACGGTCCTTCGCAATCAATCTCTTGATGAGTTTTGATCCATGCGGCCTCAGCCGCTTGCACAACTTGCCTTTCGAGCGGCCGTCGCGGCCATGCTGGCGGGCGGTCTCGCGCTTTCCGGGTGTCGATCGTCACCTCCCCAGACATATTCTCCGGAGTATCCCGTGGGTTATGTCCAGCGGGGGATAGCCTCGTGGTATGGACCTGGTTTCCACGGGAACAAGACCGCCAACGGCGAGCGGTATGATATGCACCGGTTGACCGCCGCCCATCGAACATTGCCCCTCGGCTCCATCGCCGTCGTCCGTTCCTTGACGTCCGGCCGTCAAGTGACGGTGCGGATCAATGACCGAGGCCCTTTTGTGAGGGGGCGGGTGCTGGATCTGTCGTTGGCTGGTGCAAAAGCCATCGGTATGATGGGAAGAGGGACCGATGAGATCGAATTGCGGGTGATCGGCTATTCTCCTCGGCCCGGTGGCCCGGGAGCGCTCAGGGTGCAGATCGGCTCGTTCGCCGATCCGGAGAATGCCAAAACGCTTCTCTCCCAGGCCCAGGTGGAGTTTCCGGGCGGTCGCATTACCCGAGTTGATTTGCCGGAAGGACGTCGCTATCGGGTTCAGATCGGGCAATTCAGAACGGAGGCTGAAGCCCAAGCCGCCTCCGCTCGTTTGGACCGCAAGCTGAATGTCGAGTCGTTTGTCGTGCGGGACGATGGATAAAACAACCGAGCAGATGATTGCAATTCATTGATTTATTTTGCATTTTTTGCGAATCCCTTGCCTCGACTCCTCCCCTGTGGTAGATGTATCGGTGCTGGAGAACATTGGAAATCCGTAGGAGACTCCCCAAAATGGTGATACAACTTGCTCCTCGTCATGATGCACGCCTGGTTTCCCGACAGTCCGCTTCGATAGAACATCCTTAAGCAACGATCACAAATGGATATCCTGATCCTTTTAGGATTGATAGGGTTGTCCGTCGTTATTTCCACCGCCGAAATCGGGTTTTTCGCGGTCAACGAAACACGGCTGAGGGCGCTGGCC
This sequence is a window from Candidatus Nitrospira inopinata. Protein-coding genes within it:
- a CDS encoding ACT domain-containing protein, with protein sequence MPTTTQFVVSSLSKPGVLAKVASVLGEAGVNIKAFSAPEVTGRGKLRLLVADVEGARAALKAAKVRFAEETALLLSLENKPGALKEVADLLNKHRINIKCGYCTPSREGKRAIVVLTVSNTNKALTVLRNQSLDEF
- a CDS encoding septal ring lytic transglycosylase RlpA family protein, translating into MRPQPLAQLAFRAAVAAMLAGGLALSGCRSSPPQTYSPEYPVGYVQRGIASWYGPGFHGNKTANGERYDMHRLTAAHRTLPLGSIAVVRSLTSGRQVTVRINDRGPFVRGRVLDLSLAGAKAIGMMGRGTDEIELRVIGYSPRPGGPGALRVQIGSFADPENAKTLLSQAQVEFPGGRITRVDLPEGRRYRVQIGQFRTEAEAQAASARLDRKLNVESFVVRDDG